In Pochonia chlamydosporia 170 chromosome Unknown PCv3seq00009, whole genome shotgun sequence, a genomic segment contains:
- a CDS encoding choline transporter (similar to Coccidioides immitis RS XP_001244672.1), whose amino-acid sequence MANTDEHNDASGKQPGGMYPTSVHDSEAAAPSADKAYINASGHVQELRRNFSLFSLAGIGLVVGNVWPAIGGSILVAIFNGGPPGVLYEFLAVSICYWNVAASIAELASSMPSSAGVYHWASVTPGKRWGRPIGFFAGWWNYFAWVLGTASMTSIFGNTIVQMYAVMHPGFVAKQWHVFVAYVIFTWVACLSVIFGNSLMPGMNRAGAFCIVAFFLITVVVVTVMPGLDGHPGHASSAFVWTEWTADIGYPNGFVFLAGMLNGAYSVGPVDAVTHLAEEIPNPERNVPLAIAMQVSIGFVTGFAYLIAILYAISDYDALFESQYPIAEIYRQATGSNSGACALLSMILITISFTVLGLHITCGRTLWALARDGATPMQNKLTKISPKQHIPVYATIVSAILTTILGAIYVGSTTAFNAFCSGFILLSSSSFIACILPNILTGRKNIRYGPFKLKGSLGFIINSVSCLYLLVWGVIYTFPPSLPTSAATMNYSSLIWGGLTIFVAILWVLKSGKGYRGPLQGETES is encoded by the coding sequence atgGCGAATACTGACGAACATAACGATGCCTCTGGGAAGCAACCCGGAGGTATGTATCCCACGTCCGTCCACGACTccgaagcagcagcaccatcTGCAGACAAGGCATACATCAACGCATCCGGCCATGTCCAAGAACTTCGTCGCAATTTCAGCCTCTTTTCTCTAGCGGGAATCGGGCTGGTCGTAGGCAATGTATGGCCTGCAATCGGTGGCTCCATCTTAgtcgccatcttcaacggcGGACCGCCTGGAGTTCTCTATGAATTCCTCGCTGTTTCTATCTGCTATTGGAATGTTGCTGCGAGTATCGCCGAGCTTGCTAGCTCGATGCCTTCATCTGCCGGCGTCTATCACTGGGCTTCTGTAACACCGGGTAAACGATGGGGTCGGCCGATTGGATTCTTTGCTGGGTGGTGGAATTACTTCGCCTGGGTTCTTGGTACGGCGAGCATGACGTCCATCTTTGGAAATACCATCGTTCAGATGTACGCGGTTATGCATCCGGGGTTTGTTGCAAAGCAGTGGCATGTTTTTGTTGCCTATGTTATCTTCACCTGGGTGGCGTGTCTGTCCGTCATCTTCGGCAACTCCTTGATGCCTGGGATGAACCGGGCTGGAGCGTTTTGCATCGTTGCCTTCTTCCTTATAACCGTTGTGGTTGTCACTGTCATGCCGGGGCTCGACGGTCATCCGGGCCATGCGTCATCGGCATTTGTGTGGACAGAGTGGACAGCCGATATTGGTTATCCCAATGGATTTGTGTTTCTGGCAGGCATGCTCAACGGGGCATATAGTGTCGGACCTGTTGATGCGGTCACGCACTTGGCAGAGGAGATTCCAAATCCTGAGAGAAATGTGCCTCTCGCGATAGCCATGCAGGTTTCGATCGGTTTCGTGACCGGGTTTGCCTACCTAATTGCCATCCTATACGCCATCAGCGATTACGACGCGCTATTCGAGTCACAATATCCCATCGCCGAGATTTATCGACAAGCGACGGGATCAAACTCCGGAGCATGTGCTCTGCTGTCAATgatcctcatcaccatctcatTCACCGTTCTTGGCCTTCACATTACGTGTGGCAGAACACTTTGGGCTCTCGCCCGCGATGGCGCCACGCCTATGCAGAACAAGCTCACGAAAATTAGCCCGAAGCAACATATCCCAGTCTATGCGACTATTGTTTCTGCCATTCTTACCACCATATTGGGCGCCATTTACGTGGGGAGCACAACcgccttcaacgcctttTGCAGTGGCTTCATTTTACTTTCCAGCAGCTCTTTCATTGCTTGCATCTTACCTAACATCTTGACTGGGCGGAAGAACATACGCTATGGGCCATTCAAACTTAAAGGCTCGCTCggtttcatcatcaactctgTGTCCTGTCTTTATTTGTTAGTGTGGGGTGTCATATACACGTTTCCTCCCTCGCTGCCTACCAGTGCAGCCACTATGAACTACTCATCACTGATATGGGGTGGACTTACTATATTTGTGGCGATTTTATGGGTGCTGAAATCTGGAAAAGGGTATCGTGGGCCGTTGCAGGGCGAAACTGAGTCTTGA
- a CDS encoding carotenoid oxygenase 2 (similar to Neurospora crassa OR74A XP_001727958.1): MALSSGGAGVIHRTAKDEAGDTEQASKNYDDARWMSWPNEGAFDALEEQYDSVHLQTKGSIPSWAAGSLFRTGPGHSMVENTSRGTHHVSHWFDGFAVTHRFDIVPPDSPGQGCSVVYSSRGQSDRYIAKVKEHGWRTGISFGQKSDPCVGIFAKFMSLFLPQEINNNVVVIPNMPGLNTKPTQQTGHRAEVDNVYISTDNSRLQKIDPETLEPLGPASQQELHPALKGPLSCAHVQRDPVTGDLFNFNVTMGRYASYRIFRVNAKSGTTDILATISEQELPAAYIHSFFLTENYVVLCVPSTHLGWNGAKILWERNILDAIKPFDKTTLCKWLVVDRRHGRGVVARFSTPAAFFFHSVNAFEQKSKDEAGEEITDICLDHVEYLNSDVMHILYYDILMGKNEAAILDMQKTGKQKASQPKLVRYKFTLPAHSQTKKGDYSLTAEQAFAIPSPHAGELPTINPSRAGQRHKYVYSICNRGIGFWMDAIVKTDVETREALIWSGPVGHTPGEPIFVPRPGGTDEDDGVILTVVLDSSSRTSYFLCLDAKTLQELGRAEADFTIPLALHGAHVTLGQKPML; the protein is encoded by the exons ATGGCACTATCaagtggtggtgctggtgtcatCCACCGCACGGCCAAAGACGAGGCCGGAGACACAGAACAAGCGTCCAAGAACTACGACGATGCAAGATGGATGTCGTGGCCGAACGAAGGAGCC TTTGATGCGCTAGAGGAACAATATGACTCTGTGCATCTTCAGACCAAGGGCTCCATACCATCCTGGGCTGCTGGCTCCCTCTTTAGAACCGGACCTGGGCATTCCATGGTGGAAAATACCTCCAGAGGCACCCATCATGTATCACATTGGTTTGATGGGTTTGCCGTCACCCACCGATTCGATATAGTGCCACCAGATAGCCCTGGCCAGGGCTGTTCAGTAGTATATTCTTCCCGAGGACAGTCCGATCGATATATCGCCAAGGTGAAGGAGCATGGGTGGCGTACCGGTATCTCCTTTGGTCAGAAAAGCGACCCATGTGTTGGCATATTCGCCAAGTTTATGAGCCTTTTTCTCCCACAGGagatcaacaacaatgtcgTTGTAATACCAAACATGCCTGGGCTGAATACCAAACCGACACAGCAGACTGGGCATCGGGCAGAAGTCGACAACGTCTATATCAGTACAGATAACTCTAGGTTACAGAAAATCGACCCCGAGACGTTGGAACCATTGGGGCCGGCTAGTCAGCAGGAGTTGCATCCGGCTTTGAAAGGCCCGCTCTCTTGTGCACATGTTCAAAGGGATCCAGTTACCGGAGATTtgttcaacttcaatgtAACCATGGGTAGATATGCATCATATCGCATATTTCGAGTAAATGCCAAGTCGGGGACCACCGATATTCTAGCTACCATCTCAGAACAAGAGCTCCCAGCAGCCTACATTCACAGCTTCTTCCTAACAGAGAACTACGTAGTACTCTGCGTACCATCAACACATCTCGGTTGGAACGGTGCCAAAATTCTGTGGGAGCGCAACATActtgatgccatcaaacCATTCGACAAAACCACATTATGCAAGTGGCTGGTAGTTGACAGGCGACACGGCAGGGGCGTCGTGGCCAGATTTTCGACCCcggcagccttcttcttccattcCGTCAATGCCTTTGAACAAAAGTCGAAGGAtgaagcaggagaagaaatcACAGACATCTGCCTGGATCACGTGGAGTACTTAAACTCGGATGTTATGCACATTCTCTACTACGATATTCTCATGGGCAAAAACGAAGCAGCCATTCTTGACATGCAAAAGACTGGGAAACAAAAGGCGTCACAACCAAAACTTGTTAGGTACAAGTTTACGCTGCCTGCTCATTCACAAACAAAGAAGGGTGACTACTCCCTCACTGCGGAACAAGCCTTCGCCATCCCCAGCCCACATGCCGGGGAGTTGCCTACCATCAACCCTTCTCGAGCCGGTCAGAGACACAAATATGTCTACAGCATCTGCAATCGTGGAATAGGATTCTGGATGGACGCCATAGTCAAGACGGATGTTGAGACGCGGGAGGCACTAATTTGGAGCGGTCCGGTTGGACATACGCCCGGCGAGCCAATTTTTGTGCCACGACCGGGTGGTAcggatgaggatgacggtGTAATTCTCACCGTTGTGCTGGACAGTAGTTCGCGGACATCGTATTTTCTGTGCTTGGATGCCAAGACCTTGCAGGAATTGGGCAGAGCCGAAGCTGATTTCACGATtcctcttgctcttcatggGGCACATGTCACACTTGGTCAGAAGCCTATGCTGTAA
- a CDS encoding alpha/beta hydrolase fold family protein (similar to Beauveria bassiana ARSEF 2860 XP_008602696.1): MADTTTPDIDLSEAALDEFLEDTRFSRIFELPADEAQGRSQPLRVTYADYGYSNPERPELDNVFLFFAPLLGSRMTRVALDKLAQQHRVRIISPDRPGFGKTTDVEPEGRIVFWRDAVLALLKHLNIRHVSIGTQSGGTVYALDLILHHPEILHPERPYIAIGAPWIHPSQSGALAMSITQSLPRVMIEQMDKLASVVTTVSAPVMSTSFGLSDVILGFLGVKSSSGQADRSEVDRQILFEDALQPRMIKFVYREAVHGLSQDAVLLMKRTESDSGWADWGDYDNLVPRLAEPLRSRGMRLVVEVFLGETDYMIGDAGSKGPEWFSQCWKSVSEGDDSPIDFSSTVVKGADHNTTWNLQWGIPERVFRRIGTGA, encoded by the exons ATGGCTGATACTACCACCCCGGATATCGACCTCAGTGAAGCTGCTTTGGATGAGTTTCTAGAGGACACGCGGTTCAGTCGCATCTTTGAGCTTCCTGCAGATGAGGCGCAAGGCCGGAGCCAACCATTACGGGTAACGTACGCAGACTACGGCTACAGTAACCCGGAACGCCCTGAGCTCGACAAtgtcttcctcttcttcgcgCCATTACTCGGTTCCCGGATGACTCGGGTTGCTCTGGATAAACTCGCCCAGCAGCACAGGGTCCGAATCATCAGTCCCGATAGACCAGGGTTTGGGAAAACCACTGATGTTGAACCTGAGGGAAGGATTGTCTTTTGGCGTG ATGCTGTATTAGCTTTGTTAAAGCATCTGAACATCCGCCATGTTTCTATCGGAACACAAAGCGGCGGTACGGTCTATGCGCTTGATCTAATTCTGCATCACCCTGAGATTTTGCACCCAGAGCGGCCATATATTGCCATTGGCGCGCCATGGATACACCCCTCCCAATCCGGCgctttggccatgtccatcacTCAGTCTCTCCCCAGGGTAATGATAGAGCAGATGGACAAGTTGGCATCTGTGGTCACTACTGTGTCCGCTCCTGTGATGTCTACAAGCTTCGGCTTGTCTGATGTCATTCTTGGATTTCTAGGAGTTAAGTCGTCATCGGGCCAGGCGGATCGTTCAGAAGTGGACAGGCAAATACTCTTCGAGGATGCCCTGCAGCCCCGAATGATCAAATTCGTGTATCGCGAAGCTGTCCATGGCCTCTCTCAAGACGCCGTTCTTCTAATGAAGCGCACAGAATCCGATTCAGGCTGGGCAGACTGGGGAGATTACGACAACTTGGTGCCAAGGCTGGCTGAGCCACTGCGTTCTCGAGGCATGCGTCTTGTCGTCGAGGTCTTTCTTGGCGAGACCGATTACATGATCGGCGATGCTGGTTCCAAGGGGCCAGAGTGGTTTAGCCAATGCTGGAAGAGTGTGAGTGAAGGTGATGACAGCCCAATCGACTTCTCGAGCACTGTCGTCAAAGGGGCCGACCACAACACAACGTGGAACTTACAATGGGGAATCCCCGAGCGTGTTTTCAGAAGGATAGGAACAGGCGCATAG
- a CDS encoding alcohol dehydrogenase 2 (similar to Colletotrichum gloeosporioides Nara gc5 XP_007272945.1), with the protein MSELTHQVVVLTSEQEPNAKPSFAIQNLPRPVPGPNEVLVRLSLTSICGSDLGMALGHMGPVGNILGHEGVGKIAALGSSVAELDPTVQIGQRVGVAWLRDICGVCDFCVDLVNEGETRCSAAMHSGKAYDGTWAEYTIVPLRYLTRIPAKFDDVPDELIAPTLCGGVTAYKAIKGCHLTPGQWVVVSGAAGGVGALAVAFAHAMGYRVIAVDAGASKASYCKAQGAEHYVDVLSEADPGAKVKQLTDGKGAKAVIVTATRAAAYQQAFGMLGAFGTLMCVSILPEDANVSIHPLWMIDNGWSIKGSSVGTRADILEALEFVKRHAVKPQVKWAKLEDIEGLMEKMSLGQLEGKYVIKL; encoded by the exons ATGTCTGAACTCACACACCAAGTCGTGGTTCTAACT TCAGAACAAGAACCAAATGCCAAACCAAGCTTCGCCATCCAAAATCTCCCGCGGCCTGTCCCTGGCCCAAATGAAGTTCTCGTCCGTCTATCACTCACATCCATCTGCGGCTCCGATCTAGGCATGGCCCTTGGCCACATGGGACCCGTGGGCAACATCCTGGGCCACGAAGGAGTCGGCAAGATTGCAGCCCTGGGATCTAGTGTTGCAGAACTTGATCCCACAGTTCAGATTGGTCAGCGCGTCGGCGTAGCCTGGCTGAGAGACATTTGCGGTGTCTGTGACTTCTGCGTCGACCTCGTCAATGAGGGAGAGACGAGATGTTCTGCGGCAATGCACTCCGGCAAAGCTTACGACGGGACATGGGCTGAATACACAATCGTCCCATTGCGATACTTGACTCGAATTCcggccaagtttgatgaCGTGCCAGATGAGTTGATTGCTCCAACTCTATGCGGCGGTGTAACTGCCTACAAGGCTATTAAAGGATGTCATTTGACGCCAGGACAATGGGTAGTAGTATCCGGAGCGGCTGGCGGCGTGGGCGCCTTGGCCGTGGCATTTGCTCATGCAATGGGATACCGTGTAATTGCGGTAGATGCCGGTGCATCTAAGGCTAGTTACTGTAAAGCACAAGGTGCAGAGCATTATGTGGATGTGCTCTCCGAGGCTGATCCAGGCGCAAAAGTCAAGCAGCTTACCGATGGCAAGGGCGCGAAGGCCGTCATTGTTACCGCCACAAGAGCTGCGGCCTACCAGCAGGCTTTTGGGATGCTGGGTGCTTTTGGGACATTGATGTGTGTGTCTATTCTTCCTGAAGATGCCAACGTTTCGATTCATCCATTGTGGATGATTGATAATGGGTGGTCGATTAAGGGCTCGTCGGTGGGAACCAGGGCCGACATTTTGGAAGCTTTGGAGTTTGTGAAGAGACATGCCGTTAAACCACAGGTGAAGTGGGCGAAACTTGAAGATATTGAGGGATTGATGGAAAAGATGTCTCTTGGACAG TTGGAGGGAAAGTATGTTATTAAGCTGTAA
- a CDS encoding cation-transporting atpase 4 protein (similar to Neofusicoccum parvum UCRNP2 XP_007580391.1): protein MVQVRGEGVQLLWVTISLLALSTLVVVTRLGVRKWRKRLGMDDWLMCLGLLLYAVTASLVIVCCFYGAGQYSKDLTETDIHRGIKIYYIAEFIYAASIVPIKTSICVALLHIVYAYRWCALAVWGVMITVAFTSIVFIIAIANLCHPITALWGETKGVCHPQLNSSISFYFSAVSIASDFTLATLPGVLLWNMQMKRRVKFFVAIMLSLGAFASCATIIRLRLLTLYDNPAEFMYSAGAIGLWSMVEEGIGIIAGSMPALRPLLDLPVFRRGSTNGSDSQQACIHGKSYMPGISNQGSGKLVQVHSHSADVTMCSSVGDGSSRDDVT, encoded by the exons ATGGTCCAAGTGAGAGGTGAGGGCGTCCAACTCCTCTGGGTGACGATATCGTTGCTGGCGCTGTCTACGCTGGTTGTTGTTACTCGTCTTGGAGTGCGgaaatggaggaagagaCTCGGCATGGATGACTGGCTGATGTGTTTGGGGCTG CTTCTATATGCGGTGACAGCATCTCTGGTTATTGTGTGCTGTTTTTATGGCGCGGGCCAGTACTCAAAGGACTTGACGGAGACTGATATTCACCGTGGAATCAAG ATCTACTACATCGCCGAATTCATCTACGCCGCGTCCATTGTCCCCATCAAGACAAGCATATGCGTAGCTCTTCTTCACATCGTCTACGCATATCGCTGGTGTGCCCTCGCCGTATGGGGTGTCATGATCACAGTGGCATTCACATCTATCGTgttcatcatcgccatcgccaacctATGCCACCCGATTACAGCTCTCTGGGGCGAAACAAAGGGTGTTTGTCATCCACAGTTAAACAGCAGCATTAGCTTCTACTTCTCTGCTGTTTCAATCGCGTCCGACTTTACGCTGGCTACGCTGCCTGGCGTTTTATTATGGAACATGCAGATGAAGCGACGGGTTAAATTCTTTGTCGCCATTATGCTTAGTCTTGGCGCCTT CGCTAGTTGTGCGACCATTATTCGATTACGCCTGCTTACTCTTTACGATAACCCAGCCGAGTTCATGTATAGTGCTGGCGCGATCGGCCTGTGGTCCATGGTCGAGGAAGGCATTGGTATCATTGCCGGCTCGATGCCAGCGTTGCGGCCGCTGCTCGATCTACCGGTGTTTCGGCGTGGTTCTACAAATGGAAGCGACTCGCAGCAGGCTTGTATTCATGGCAAGTCTTATATGCCGGGGATTAGTAACCAAGGTAGCGGCAAACTGGTCCAAGTACATTCCCATAGTGCGGATGTTACAATGTGTAGCTCGGTGGGGGATGGCAGTTCACGGGATGATGTAACTTGA
- a CDS encoding nuclear pore RNA shuttling protein mtr2 domain-containing protein, with translation MHEGIAQMHVHNGTPISSTPSPGLRFLKAYTAAIDSTSENPSSSLSKFLTPESKFIYNGQPAISAGRLLVMLQVRNSKLSKYIHHVNKSWELVTDSDDGAKSTTVMYESTVELAFKGDEGNVIRVPQFTILELQYCEVDNLLKVVESRVYTDRSSVRG, from the coding sequence ATGCATGAAGGAATCGCACAAATGCACGTCCACAATGGCACTCCGATCTCCTCAACGCCCTCGCCAGGCCTACGCTTCCTGAAAGCCTACACAGCAGCCATCGACTCAACGTCAGAAAATCCAAGCTCTTCATTATCAAAGTTTCTGACCCCAGAGTCCAAGTTCATCTACAACGGACAACCTGCCATATCGGCTGGGCGACTACTTGTCATGTTGCAAGTGCGCAACTCCAAACTATCCAAGTATATTCATCATGTCAATAAATCGTGGGAACTTGTTACGGATTCAGATGACGGCGCCAAGTCGACGACAGTTATGTATGAGTCGACGGTTGAGTTGGCGTTTAAAGGGGATGAAGGGAATGTGATTCGGGTTCCGCAGTTTACGATATTAGAGCTGCAGTATTGTGAAGTTGATAATTTGCTCAAGGTGGTGGAGTCGAGAGTCTATACGGATCGCTCGTCTGTTCGTGGGTAG